The Flavobacterium sp. HJ-32-4 genome contains a region encoding:
- a CDS encoding OmpA family protein: MKKVLLTLAFVSFAVANTFGQSDSTYTGSDYNKWSIEVGAGVNKPFKAFTERYRSGVEPLTVNLGARYMFNTKFGLKLTGELSKFKDFDSSLPFESQYITANLQGVFNLGRIMNFEQFTKSFNLLAHAGAGWYQLTFDGDGAAEGQDNGINFMGGLTGQIKLSKRIVFNLDATLYANSLQQKNFDGYGTIDGQVFDAWMLTATGGFTFYLGSKDVHADWYIESDKTKEQLDALEKRVGDLETMLNDTDKDGVPDYLDAEPNTTTGVAVNSKGQAIDNNGNGVPDELESYMTKTYGDPTKSATSSSTYVSNNELIRNLINEGYVCSYFNFNESKPTNVSTEGIDFILTYLRNNPKANVEIIGHADEIGRTAYNDQLSVKRAEAVKAILVKAKIDASRLKVVPAGEDRSVDSSSDGARKLVRRVTFRVN, translated from the coding sequence ATGAAAAAAGTATTACTAACGCTGGCGTTCGTGTCTTTCGCTGTAGCTAATACGTTTGGCCAGTCCGACTCGACGTATACTGGCAGCGACTACAACAAGTGGTCAATCGAGGTGGGAGCAGGTGTAAACAAACCGTTCAAAGCGTTCACTGAGCGTTATCGTTCTGGAGTAGAGCCTCTTACCGTGAATCTCGGAGCCCGTTACATGTTCAACACGAAATTCGGTTTGAAATTGACTGGAGAGTTGAGCAAGTTTAAAGATTTTGACTCAAGCTTGCCATTCGAAAGCCAATACATCACGGCGAATCTCCAGGGAGTATTCAACCTTGGCCGTATCATGAACTTTGAACAGTTCACAAAGAGCTTCAACCTTTTGGCGCACGCCGGTGCGGGTTGGTACCAACTGACTTTCGACGGAGATGGTGCCGCTGAAGGGCAGGATAATGGTATTAACTTCATGGGAGGTCTGACCGGACAAATCAAACTGTCGAAGCGTATCGTATTCAACCTCGACGCAACGCTGTACGCAAACTCATTGCAACAGAAGAACTTCGACGGTTACGGAACCATCGACGGCCAGGTATTTGATGCGTGGATGCTGACCGCTACAGGTGGTTTCACGTTCTACCTCGGAAGCAAAGATGTTCATGCTGACTGGTATATCGAAAGCGATAAAACAAAAGAGCAACTTGATGCGCTTGAAAAGCGTGTGGGTGACCTCGAAACCATGCTGAACGATACCGACAAAGACGGTGTGCCGGATTACCTTGATGCTGAGCCAAACACTACTACAGGTGTAGCGGTGAATTCAAAAGGCCAGGCCATCGACAACAACGGAAATGGCGTTCCGGATGAGTTGGAGAGCTACATGACCAAAACATATGGCGACCCAACAAAATCAGCTACGTCTTCAAGCACATACGTTTCAAACAACGAGTTGATCCGCAACCTTATCAATGAAGGATATGTTTGCTCCTACTTCAACTTCAACGAATCAAAACCAACAAACGTTTCAACAGAAGGCATCGATTTCATTCTTACCTACCTGAGAAACAACCCGAAAGCAAACGTAGAAATCATCGGACATGCTGACGAAATCGGCCGTACGGCTTACAACGACCAACTGTCTGTGAAACGTGCTGAGGCTGTGAAAGCGATCCTCGTGAAAGCGAAAATCGATGCGTCACGCCTGAAAGTAGTTCCTGCAGGTGAAGATCGTTCAGTCGACTCTTCTTCTGATGGTGCCCGTAAACTGGTACGTCGTGTAACGTTCCGTGTGAACTAA
- a CDS encoding AMP-binding protein, producing MNTTLTEAPAYYEVHSQFRLNGFHLDRDDLCRVAYSFIKEGDDFERPVGEFLLDWFDGNDYIEMQTSGSTGLPKTMYVKKQAMVNSAIATGDFFDLMPGNRVLHCLPAKYVAGKMMFVRGFVLGLDMDFVAPTSHPLKNNDHLYDFSAMVPLQAQNALPRLKQIKKLIVGGAKIAAPLEKQLMKLPTAVYETYGMTETVSHIAAKRVGQKHFHVLPNVRLETDDRQCLVIHAPAISDEPIVTNDLVELLSETEFDWKGRVDNVINSGGIKLIPEQIEAKLAPHFEQRFFVGSLPDAVLGEKLVLALEGAAVEVPPHAFDKLDKYERPKEVVFIPRFKETGNGKIIRRDSLDQLS from the coding sequence ATGAACACAACCCTCACCGAAGCCCCGGCTTATTATGAAGTCCACAGCCAATTCCGGCTCAACGGCTTTCATCTTGACCGCGACGATCTCTGTCGCGTAGCGTATAGTTTTATTAAGGAAGGCGATGACTTCGAGCGCCCGGTAGGCGAGTTCCTGCTGGATTGGTTCGACGGCAACGACTATATCGAAATGCAGACCTCCGGAAGCACGGGGTTGCCAAAGACCATGTATGTCAAGAAGCAGGCCATGGTCAATTCGGCCATTGCGACCGGCGATTTCTTCGACCTTATGCCCGGTAATCGGGTGTTGCATTGTCTGCCGGCAAAGTATGTCGCAGGAAAGATGATGTTCGTCCGTGGGTTTGTCTTGGGCCTTGATATGGATTTCGTAGCGCCCACGTCACATCCGCTGAAGAACAACGACCATCTGTATGACTTTTCGGCTATGGTCCCCTTGCAGGCACAGAATGCGTTGCCCCGCCTGAAGCAAATCAAAAAGCTCATCGTGGGTGGAGCTAAGATTGCAGCGCCCCTCGAAAAGCAATTGATGAAGTTACCTACGGCCGTTTACGAAACATACGGCATGACCGAAACCGTATCGCATATCGCCGCCAAGAGGGTTGGACAAAAACACTTTCACGTTTTGCCCAACGTACGGCTTGAAACCGATGACCGCCAGTGTCTGGTGATCCACGCCCCTGCGATTTCGGACGAGCCGATCGTGACCAATGATTTGGTAGAACTCCTTTCTGAAACCGAATTCGACTGGAAAGGACGCGTTGACAATGTCATTAACAGTGGTGGTATCAAGCTCATCCCCGAGCAGATCGAAGCGAAGCTGGCGCCCCATTTCGAGCAACGGTTTTTTGTGGGGTCACTCCCGGATGCGGTATTAGGCGAGAAGTTGGTATTGGCCCTTGAAGGAGCTGCTGTTGAGGTGCCACCACACGCTTTTGACAAACTCGACAAGTACGAACGCCCTAAAGAAGTGGTGTTTATTCCGCGCTTTAAAGAAACCGGAAACGGGAAGATCATACGCCGCGATTCGCTGGACCAACTATCCTGA
- a CDS encoding CPBP family intramembrane glutamic endopeptidase — protein MFLRNGFGPNSEIWRYILGSAFIIIMALVGILPFEMALAMRFRETGVAITETNMLSYLEPNATLFFNLVPYVFALGGIWVVARYFHGQPFRELVTARPAVDWKRIFLAFALWGCISGGCVVVAYFVTPEDFAWNFCPVPFAIMALISITLLPIQTSVEELIFRGYLMQGFAALARNRWFPLALTSLIFGLLHGFNPEVAKLGPAILIYYVGTGLFLGVLTLMDDGTELALGFHAANNLVTALLVTADWTALQTNSVWKDVSEPSLSFEVFFPVVVLFPLLLLIFSKLYKWSDWKEKLTGKLT, from the coding sequence ATGTTCCTACGAAACGGCTTCGGCCCCAATAGCGAGATATGGCGCTATATATTGGGCTCTGCTTTCATCATTATCATGGCGTTGGTGGGCATACTGCCCTTCGAAATGGCGCTTGCCATGCGCTTTCGCGAGACCGGCGTTGCCATCACCGAGACGAATATGTTGTCTTATCTTGAGCCGAATGCGACCCTGTTCTTTAATCTCGTTCCCTACGTATTCGCATTGGGCGGAATCTGGGTGGTGGCCAGGTATTTTCACGGCCAACCCTTTCGGGAGCTGGTAACGGCCCGTCCGGCTGTAGATTGGAAGCGGATCTTTCTGGCGTTCGCGTTGTGGGGTTGTATTTCTGGCGGATGCGTCGTAGTGGCGTATTTCGTCACTCCAGAGGACTTCGCCTGGAACTTCTGTCCCGTACCATTTGCGATCATGGCTTTGATCTCGATCACCTTGTTGCCGATACAGACATCTGTAGAGGAGTTGATCTTCAGGGGATATCTTATGCAGGGATTTGCAGCGTTGGCGCGAAACCGCTGGTTTCCGTTGGCGCTAACGTCCTTGATTTTTGGGTTGTTGCACGGATTCAATCCTGAAGTGGCCAAGCTCGGCCCTGCAATTTTGATTTATTATGTCGGAACAGGACTTTTCCTTGGCGTATTGACGCTTATGGACGATGGCACTGAGCTGGCACTTGGTTTTCATGCGGCCAATAACCTTGTAACTGCGTTGCTCGTAACGGCTGATTGGACGGCTCTCCAAACCAATAGCGTCTGGAAAGACGTGTCGGAGCCCTCGCTGTCATTTGAAGTATTTTTCCCGGTGGTAGTCCTATTCCCCCTGCTTTTGCTTATCTTTAGTAAACTCTATAAATGGTCAGACTGGAAGGAAAAGCTGACCGGAAAACTAACATGA
- a CDS encoding outer membrane beta-barrel family protein: MTTFSKSAFTLLVFLLSLSVSAQDRGGARVKVSGKVVEAGNNQPLDYTTVTLLNPERPNAVNGGITDANGAFSFDVPPGTYTIRIEFMSFKRFEIPNKKIDRDTNLGVIALEPDIAQLQQVEIRSERTTVEIKLDKKVYNVGNDLMVKGGTVSDVLDNVPSVSVDSDGTISLRGNSNVRILIDGRPSNAINITEALRQIPADAIDKVEVVTNPSARYDSEGGGGLLNIILKKGKNLGINGTLVASGGTPETYGISGSVNFKAKEFNFFTNSGFSHRTNQGNGLTDTRYLNADNTTRNYVNERRDNEQVGENANVNFGMDWLIDDATTWTNSVNFRTNQSDNPERVTYFNYDANFDNEFRTFRNNFQQSDDRDIEYTTNFIHRFKKDGHKLSVDGAFSTNKDDDTSIIENNGGTVTREATDSKARQSRNTIQADYVLPIRKDTQFEAGYKGDFNTLVTDYQVGALQADGSLELYPEFSNVLEYKEKINALYTQFGTKIQKFSFLVGMRWEDSRIEINQRTTRDYNTKAYNNFFPSAFLTYSFDDETNISLSYSRRISRPRGRQINPFSNYSSNINIFRGNPDLDPAFTDALDLGFLKRWKKLTLSTSAYVNKTTDSFQFVRQESGDFVPVVVNGVEYLTPVILTTPINLATEYRMGFEFTLNYTPYKWWKLNSNFNFFRNETDGDYTYIDFQGNPVTQDFDNTAYSWFTRLTSKITLPGKVDWQTNFNYNGPQTNAQGRRLGNFSMNLGFSKDVLKDKATIAVNVQDVFNSRKMLAETYIPGTLRSYSEMQWRVRSVNLSFTYRFNKQKNERDDKRPRSGGDENGGDFPG; this comes from the coding sequence TTGACTACATTTTCCAAATCCGCATTTACCCTCCTTGTTTTCTTACTATCCCTTTCCGTTTCGGCCCAGGACCGGGGCGGTGCCCGTGTCAAGGTTTCGGGTAAAGTAGTAGAAGCAGGCAACAACCAACCCCTTGATTATACCACCGTTACACTTCTCAACCCCGAGCGCCCGAACGCGGTGAACGGCGGTATCACAGATGCCAATGGTGCCTTTAGCTTTGACGTGCCGCCGGGTACGTATACCATCCGGATCGAATTCATGTCGTTCAAACGGTTTGAAATTCCTAATAAAAAAATCGATCGCGACACCAACCTGGGTGTCATCGCGCTTGAACCGGATATCGCGCAACTGCAGCAGGTCGAAATCCGTTCAGAGCGCACGACCGTCGAAATCAAACTCGACAAAAAAGTGTATAATGTAGGCAACGACCTCATGGTAAAAGGCGGCACGGTAAGCGATGTGCTCGACAATGTCCCTTCCGTATCCGTAGACTCGGACGGCACCATCAGCCTGCGCGGGAATTCCAATGTCCGCATCCTTATCGACGGACGTCCTTCCAACGCGATCAACATCACGGAAGCGCTACGGCAAATCCCGGCCGATGCCATCGACAAAGTAGAAGTGGTAACGAACCCTTCCGCGCGTTATGATTCGGAAGGCGGTGGCGGACTCCTGAACATCATCCTCAAAAAAGGCAAAAACCTGGGTATCAATGGCACGCTCGTCGCATCGGGCGGCACTCCGGAAACCTATGGCATATCCGGCTCCGTGAATTTCAAGGCCAAAGAATTCAATTTCTTCACCAATAGCGGCTTCTCGCACCGTACGAACCAGGGAAATGGGCTGACCGACACCCGCTACCTCAACGCCGACAATACCACCCGTAACTACGTGAACGAGCGCCGCGACAACGAACAGGTGGGCGAAAACGCGAACGTCAATTTTGGTATGGATTGGCTTATCGACGATGCCACCACCTGGACCAACTCGGTAAATTTCCGGACGAACCAGAGCGACAACCCCGAGCGTGTGACGTACTTCAACTACGACGCCAATTTCGACAACGAATTCCGGACGTTTCGGAACAACTTCCAGCAGAGCGATGACCGCGATATTGAATATACGACCAACTTCATCCACCGGTTCAAGAAAGACGGACACAAACTAAGCGTCGACGGCGCCTTTTCGACCAACAAAGACGACGACACTTCGATCATTGAAAACAACGGCGGCACGGTAACGCGCGAGGCAACCGACAGTAAAGCCCGCCAAAGCCGGAATACCATTCAGGCCGATTATGTGTTGCCCATACGAAAAGACACCCAGTTCGAGGCCGGCTACAAAGGCGACTTCAACACGCTGGTGACCGATTATCAGGTGGGGGCGCTCCAGGCGGACGGCTCGCTTGAACTGTATCCGGAATTCTCGAATGTGCTGGAATACAAAGAGAAAATCAATGCGCTATACACCCAGTTCGGCACCAAGATCCAGAAGTTTTCGTTTTTAGTGGGGATGCGGTGGGAAGATTCGCGTATCGAGATCAACCAACGCACCACGCGCGACTACAACACCAAAGCCTACAACAACTTCTTTCCGAGTGCCTTCCTGACGTATTCGTTCGATGACGAAACGAACATTTCGCTCAGCTACAGCCGTCGGATTTCCCGTCCGCGCGGACGGCAGATCAACCCGTTTTCGAACTACTCGAGTAACATCAACATCTTCCGCGGAAATCCGGATCTCGACCCGGCGTTCACCGATGCGCTTGATCTGGGCTTCCTGAAGCGGTGGAAAAAACTGACGCTGTCGACCTCGGCTTACGTCAATAAAACGACCGACTCGTTCCAGTTCGTACGGCAAGAAAGCGGGGACTTCGTGCCTGTAGTCGTCAACGGGGTCGAATACCTTACACCGGTCATCCTGACAACGCCCATCAACCTTGCCACAGAATACCGCATGGGCTTTGAATTTACGTTGAACTACACGCCTTATAAGTGGTGGAAACTGAATTCAAACTTCAATTTCTTCCGCAATGAAACCGATGGCGATTATACCTACATCGACTTCCAGGGCAACCCTGTCACGCAGGATTTTGACAACACGGCCTACTCCTGGTTCACCCGCCTGACATCAAAAATTACCCTTCCGGGGAAGGTAGACTGGCAAACGAACTTCAACTACAACGGTCCGCAAACCAACGCGCAGGGTCGCCGTTTGGGTAACTTCTCTATGAACCTTGGCTTCAGCAAAGACGTATTGAAAGACAAAGCGACCATCGCCGTGAACG